Genomic DNA from Desulfovibrio sp. JC022:
ATTTTTGTTGTTTATTTTCGTGCTAACCTGCTTCAAGCGAAATAATTGATCATTGAAGTCGATTAAATTTGCCTCTTGAGACGCTTTTCTTTAGGTTCATCCGGTTAAAGAGTACTTTGCCTCATGAATGCCCATGATTCTGAGTTTGAAAAACTCTTGATCACGGTAGCCGTAGGCTTGGCGTTTCATGGTCTTGATCTTGTTGTTGGTGCCTTCCATCGGGCCTGACGAAATGGGATG
This window encodes:
- a CDS encoding transposase — its product is HPISSGPMEGTNNKIKTMKRQAYGYRDQEFFKLRIMGIHEAKYSLTG